DNA from Corynebacterium stationis:
TAGTGCTCGCACAGGGGATTGGCCGACTGGGTAACTGGTTTAACCAGGAACTCTACGGCGCAGAGACCACCGTTCCATGGGCGCTGGATATCTACTACCGCGTGGATGAAGCTGGACGCAACGCGCCCGTATCAGGCGTCTCGACCGGTGAGGTTATCGCGTCTGTGCACCCAACATTTCTCTATGAGCTGATCTGGAATATTTTAGTCTGCTTGTTTTTGCTGTGGGCGCACCAAGCCTGGAAGCTCGGCCACGGCCGGGTCTTCGCGCTGTATGTCGCAGGCTACACGCTGGGCCGATTCTTCATTGAAAATATGCGCGCCGATGAAGCAACCATGATCTTTGGCTTCCGCATCAACGCGATTGTCTCCGTCGTCGTCTTTGTCATCGGCGTCATTGTCTTCCTGAGCCTCAAGAAAGGACAGGAAACACCGGAGGAAGTCGATCCGAAATACCAGGCCAAGCTCGCAGCAGAAAAAGAAACCGCCGCAGAGGGCCTAGAGAGCTCGAGCGCTGGTAAAAACCTGCATCCATATCCGAAACAGTAAAACAGTCCTACCGGGTACTTTTGTTTCTGTTTGATTCTTTTTGCCTTGTTGGTGGCGAAAGTAATGGCAGCAGCTTTAAAACACGGGTAAGTTGGGACACGTTGAATACCGCTAGAGATAAAGAGGTAAGGCACTCATATGCTGGATAGAAGAACAAAAATTGTCTGTACTCTGGGCCCCGCTGTCGCCAGCGAGGACGCCATTTTACGTCTTGTTCAAGACGGCATGAATGTTGCCCGTCTTAACTTCTCCCACGGCGACCACTCCGATCATGAACAGAACTACCACTGGGTACGTTCTGCAACCGACGCTACCGGCCGTGCAGTGGGCATCCTGGCGGACTTGCAAGGCCCGAAGATCCGCCTAGGCCGCTTTGTTAATGGCGCGGAACAGTGGGATAACGATGAAATCGTGCGCATTACCGTCGAGGATGTCGAAGGTACCCACGATCGTGTCTCCACGACCTATAAGAACCTCGCGAAGGATGCCAAGCCGGGCGATCGCCTGCTTATCGATGACGGCAAGGTAGCCATTGAGTGCATCGAAGTCGATGGCAACGATGTTGTCTGCCGCGTGACCGAAGGCGGACCAGTCTCTAACAACAAGGGCGTATCTTTGCCTGGCATGGATATTTCCGTGCCAGCGTTGAGTGAGAAGGATATCGCGGACCTGCGCTTTGCTTTGAAGCTGGGCGTAGACTTTATCGCTTTGTCTTTCGTGCGTTCGCCTGCTGATATTGACCTGGTTCACGCGATTATGGATGAGGAAGGCCGTCGCGTTCCTGTCATCGCGAAGCTGGAGAAGCCGGAAGCGGTTGATGCGCTTGAATCCATCATCTTGGCCTTCGACGCCGTCATGGTTGCTCGTGGTGACCTAGGCGTTGAGGTCCCACTGGAGCAGGTTCCACTGGTACAAAAGCGTGCCGTGCAGATTGCTCGCGAGAATGCGAAGCCCGTCATCGTGGCAACCCAGATGCTGGATTCCATGATTGAAAACTCCCGCCCAACTCGCGCGGAGGCATCGGATGTCGCGAACGCGGTACTCGATGGTGCAGATGCCGTTATGCTCTCTGGTGAGACTTCTGTGGGCGTTGACCCGCACAACGTGGTGCGCACCATGGCGCGCATCGTGCAGCGTGCAGAGACCGATGGCCGCGTGCCACCGCTATCGCATGTTCCACGTACCAAGCGTGGCGTTATTTCCTACTCGGCGCGTGATATTGCCGAGCGTCTGAATGCGAAGGCAATCGTAGCTTTCACCACCTCGGGTGACACGGCTAAGCGCGTTGCTCGTTTGCACTCGCACTTGCCGCTGTTGGTCTTTACTCCACATGAAGCCGTGCGTTCCCAGCTCGCGCTGACGTGGGGTGCGCAGACCTTCTTGACCAAGGATGTGGAATCCACCGACGCAATGATGTTGGCGATGGATAAGGCACTGCTGGGAATGGAAGACTACGAAGAAGGCGACTTGGTCGTCGTTGTAGCGGGTACCCCGGCTGGTATTGCTGGAAATACCAACATGATTCACGCACACGAACTCGGCGAAGACGTTAGCTAATCACCGCCTCGCTTAAAGCCGCTAGCTCACTGTGAGTTAGCGGCTCTAGTGTTGCGTGGGGGAAGTTACTAGCGGAACCTGTCCGCGCATTAGTATTCGGGCGGTGCGAATCAGCGAGGTTGATGTTAGCTCGCCGTTGTCGTAGTTCGCCGCAGCGATAACCGCGCCGGAAGGCGTGCCCAGGCGGGTATGGGTGAGCTGGCCCGTAATCTCGGAAACCACGGTGCCAGGTACTGCAGCGGCTGCAGCAACACACATCGCTCCCGTTCCTGGAACCGCGAGGTGAGCTTTGCCCATGGAAATCATGCGCACCATGATGTCGACAGATTCGGCATCTAATTGCGAGCCATCCAAGATGGTCGAATTTTGCGGCCGCGCAACAATCGCGATCTTGGGCACCACCTCAGGACATGTGGAAAAGCCCATGGTTTGTGCGCCTGCTTGCCGCAATCGTTCGAGCAATGACATCAAGGGCTTGTTCGCGTCGATGGCTGAAGGAAGCTCTGTACCAGTTAGTCCGACATCGTCCGCGCGCACAATGACAACGGGCAAGGTGGAATCCACCAAGGACACTGTAATTGCCGCGCCATCGTGATCGAAGACGGTAGTAGGAGAACCAGTGGGCAAAAGCCCCGCGGTACGGCTGCCAGCAGGATGCGGATAGGTCAAGGTAATCGCGGATCCCGTGCCAGCAACCCCTGGCAGTTCCACATCACCGGAGATTGCTGCGCGACCATCTTTGACCTCCAAGCCCACTTTTACTGTCTTGGACGTGTTGGTATTAAACAGAGTAAATTCTTGAGTGCCATCGTCGGAGTCAATGATGCCGGCTTCCAGCGCAAAAGGCACAACACCTGAGGACAGGTTGCCGCAATTGCCCGAATAATCAATGTGCGCGGTACCGACTTCGACTTGGCCGAAGGTGTAATCTACATCAATACCTTCACGCGCGCTGGCTTCAACCAACATGACCTTAGATAGCGAGGATATCCCGCCGCCCATGCCGTTGAGCTGGCGTCCATGCGGGTCCGGGGAGCCCATGAAAAGACATAACGCAGCGTCCCTTTCCGCTTCATCAGCTGGTAGGTCGGCTGCGTTAAAGAATAGCCCTTTGCTGGTGCCACCCCGAATAAAGCAGGTATTAATCCAATCGGTCATGGACATTACTGTAGCGGTGGAAAACCCACCGCGTGAGTAATTCGGAACTAAACTATTTTAACCGAAAAACCGGCGCTTTTTCTTCTCCAACGAGCGCGCAGCAGGAGCTTCGCCGGCCGCTTTATCAGGCTCAGCGGTCGAAGAATCTGCAGGCGAGGAAATGGGAGTCGGGACGATCTTCCATACATGCTCGGCATAGTCCGCAATCGTGCGGTCCGCGGAGAAGCGGCCAGACTCGCAGATATTGATCCAGCACTTGCGCGCCCACGCTAGCTT
Protein-coding regions in this window:
- the lgt gene encoding prolipoprotein diacylglyceryl transferase translates to MQTMILANIPSPPQGVWHLGPLPIRAYALCIIVGILVALWLTQRRYTAMGGNSDTVWDAAIVIIPAGIIGGRIYHVATDYDKYFCADCNPVDALKITNGGLGIWGAVALGTIAVWVMFKVKGIPLGPFADAVAPGLVLAQGIGRLGNWFNQELYGAETTVPWALDIYYRVDEAGRNAPVSGVSTGEVIASVHPTFLYELIWNILVCLFLLWAHQAWKLGHGRVFALYVAGYTLGRFFIENMRADEATMIFGFRINAIVSVVVFVIGVIVFLSLKKGQETPEEVDPKYQAKLAAEKETAAEGLESSSAGKNLHPYPKQ
- a CDS encoding PrpF domain-containing protein, which gives rise to MTDWINTCFIRGGTSKGLFFNAADLPADEAERDAALCLFMGSPDPHGRQLNGMGGGISSLSKVMLVEASAREGIDVDYTFGQVEVGTAHIDYSGNCGNLSSGVVPFALEAGIIDSDDGTQEFTLFNTNTSKTVKVGLEVKDGRAAISGDVELPGVAGTGSAITLTYPHPAGSRTAGLLPTGSPTTVFDHDGAAITVSLVDSTLPVVIVRADDVGLTGTELPSAIDANKPLMSLLERLRQAGAQTMGFSTCPEVVPKIAIVARPQNSTILDGSQLDAESVDIMVRMISMGKAHLAVPGTGAMCVAAAAAVPGTVVSEITGQLTHTRLGTPSGAVIAAANYDNGELTSTSLIRTARILMRGQVPLVTSPTQH
- the pyk gene encoding pyruvate kinase, which encodes MLDRRTKIVCTLGPAVASEDAILRLVQDGMNVARLNFSHGDHSDHEQNYHWVRSATDATGRAVGILADLQGPKIRLGRFVNGAEQWDNDEIVRITVEDVEGTHDRVSTTYKNLAKDAKPGDRLLIDDGKVAIECIEVDGNDVVCRVTEGGPVSNNKGVSLPGMDISVPALSEKDIADLRFALKLGVDFIALSFVRSPADIDLVHAIMDEEGRRVPVIAKLEKPEAVDALESIILAFDAVMVARGDLGVEVPLEQVPLVQKRAVQIARENAKPVIVATQMLDSMIENSRPTRAEASDVANAVLDGADAVMLSGETSVGVDPHNVVRTMARIVQRAETDGRVPPLSHVPRTKRGVISYSARDIAERLNAKAIVAFTTSGDTAKRVARLHSHLPLLVFTPHEAVRSQLALTWGAQTFLTKDVESTDAMMLAMDKALLGMEDYEEGDLVVVVAGTPAGIAGNTNMIHAHELGEDVS